The Labilibaculum sp. sequence AATACTATAAGTGATATAATTCCTGAATAAATGAAAACTTCTTGAATTGTAATTTTTTTGCATACTCATATTAGTAGATAAAAACCTTTGCCCCAATTGGCAAAAATTGATAAACAGTCTTTAAATCATCATCGTTCATTCGAATACATCCATGAGTAACTGGCTGTCCTAAAAATCTTTTATAGAGTGTACCATGAATCAAATATCCCTTACCTAGGCTGAGAGCATAGTCTCCCAAAACACCATACTCAAAGCGAGATGAAGAATTGGGGCCAGGAATTGGTAAACCCTCCTCAACAAAGGCCCAATCGGGTTTTCGCCAAACGGGTGATGTGATTTTCCCTTGAATGGAAAATACACCCTTGGGAGTTTGAAATATCCAGTTTTTGTTATCGTCTGCCTCGAGTTTAATATGACTGCCGGTAGAACACAAACCTTCCCGAACAAGAGCTTTATTCCGGTAAAGAGAAAAAGTATTATCAGAGGTATTTACAATTAAATAAGCTCCTCCGGGAGTTAGTCGATCCATCTTTTTTTGTACTTGGGCGATTCCTGACTGCAATTCTTTCTTGAACTTACTATTATTCTCACTCTCCTGAATTGCACTTAGAGCCTTCTCAAAAATGAAAGATCTGTTTTCCAAATAAGGCACTCCAATTAAAACAAACAGAATAATAAACCAAAGAAAAATCGGCATTAGCAGCCAAAAAATAAACTTGATCAACATCCTTTTTTTACCAAAGTAAGTATTCAATTCTCCTTTAAAATTGCTTTCATCATTTATCATGATTCTTCATTAATTTATTTCGTAAATCTCGTTTAAAGGCTTTAACGACCCAACAATAATTACTGATATCCCATTATCTATAAGACGAAACAGAACATCCATATCTTCATTATTTAAGGCAATACAACCATCTGTCCAATCAATTCCCTTTCCCCCAAGACCATGTATTTCAATTAAATTCCCAATATGAATTCGAAAAGACAGAGTGCCCTTTTTCTTCTCTGAATCAAATCGTTGTTTATCTTCATCATTGGGATAATTTATTAAAAGTGCCCTATGAAATTTTGTACATGAACCTTCTTTCTTTTGCATAACCCTGTAAATTCCCTCGGGAGTAGCTTTATCACCCTTGTGTCGCTTATCTCCCATCCAATTCACACCCAAGTCTGCATTAAAAGCTTTAATCGATTTTCCATTCTGATAAACAAAGCACTGATGTGCTATCTTATCAACCACAATAATTTTATGTCCTCCCCTAGATAAGCGTATAGCATCGGCTCCCATTTTTTCCCAGTTTGGATAATATGAAAACCATGCTTTCAAAATCTGTTCTGCTTTATTATTGGAAGAATTTAGCAAATCGGCGGCTTCTTTATAACTTACGAAGGCTTCATTGTACCGACCACTATCATTAGCGATTTTCGCCTCGCTAAGTTTCATCACACCTAAATTGTGAGATTTTCTTATGCCCATAGATAAAGGCATCTTCTTATAAATCCGATTGTAAAGTTTCACTTTTTTCTCCAAGTCATCAATCCCGCATCTGACAATAACATTTGTATTTTTAATCCGCTGCAACGAATTCTGTTCTGCCTTGGTCGCTTTTTCTATTGTTAAATTAATAAAACTCAATACCTGCTCATAGTCTCTTCGCAGAAATAATCGCTCATTCTGTGCAGACCATGAATTCATGGCTGAATCGTAAAACTGTTTTGCCTCTTTATAAAAAGGTTTTGCGTACTCCTCAGCACCAGCTTTTTGAGCTGAATAAAGTGCCTCTCTGGCCAGTTTCAATTCATTTTGAGGAGACTCCGGCTTCAACCAAATAAGCGCTGTGCCTAAAACAAACAATAAGCCAGCCATCGCAATAACAAACCGAACAAAAGGCTTGTTCTTCCTTTTACCCATACTCTAAGCGTTTATAAAAAATCCCTGAAGAAGACTCTTCAGGGAAATAATATTTGATTGCAGATTATGCCTGACACTATTTTCTTTTATTTCCAGCATACTTAGCAATCACATCGTTTAATTCGGTATTAATTGCCAATGCTTTTTCTTTTGCAGCTTTAACCTTATCTAAGGCAGCAATAAGTTGATCCTGAGCAAAAAGACCTGCAACATCAATTAAAGAAGCCTCAATTAAACTAATATCACCTTTGATTGCTTCCAATGCCGCAACACCTTCTTTTCCTTTTGGTGCTTGAGTTGTTAATTCCTTGTTTTGCATAACAATTGAATCAACTTCTGCCTGAAGACTTTCAACTTCCAATTTCACTTCTTCTTTTCGAGCTTCAGCTTTAGCTTTTACTTCAACAGCCATTGTATTCACAACAACTAATTGAGCTTTAACCTGATCGAAGTTTTTAAAAAATTTTGCGTTTTGAACTTCAACATTCTCATTTACCGATCTCATAGAATCCTGAAGTGCAGCAAAATCTTCTGCAACGTAAACATTCGCTCCTACAGTTTTAGCAACTTCGATTGCAGCATTTGCTCCTTCAATTTCTACTTGTGGCACTTTTCCACAGCTACTAAATAATACAGTAGTACCTACTGCCAATACAAACAACAACTTTTTTTTCATCTTTAAATTAGTATAATTTATTTTTCTTGTTTTTATTTCAATTTCAATGACTATTTTCGTTTAAGTAATTTAAATCACGATTGAAATTTCCATTTAGACGAAGAATATTAACGAAGTAACGCTGGAGAATAAAAAATATTAAAAAAAAATTAGCCAACGAAAACAAATTTCCAACACTCTGATATGCAGAGAGAAAACCACAACAACACCAGCGACGAAGAACTTATTCACATGATCATACATGAGAATAAAACAAGCCTTTTTGAACTCCTGTATCTTCGCTACTTCAATAAAGTAATGGACAAATGCTACAGTTTCATCAAAGACAAACAACAAGCTGAAGATTTTGCCAATGATATTTTGTCTAAAGCCTACGAGAAACTGTCTGGCTTTAGAGGGAATTCGTCCTTTTCATCGTGGCTGTATTCCATTACCTATAATTACTCTATTGACTACCTGAGGCTAAAGAAGAAACTACATTACCCGAACTGGAACAAACGAAATGAAATACCAGATATTATAGATGAATCTGAAACAGACCCGGAAGATTTTAATTACGAAAATCTGTTGGCAATTTTGGAGATGATTCATCCGGAAGAAAAAGCCTTGCTGTTAATGAAATATCAGGACAATCTTTCCGGAAAACTAATTGGACAAACTCTGAGAATAACCGAAGATGCAGTAAAAATGAGACTTAAACGAGCAAGAACAAGAGTTATCTATCTTTATAAAAAATCATATCCCAAAGATTAAAAAATTCTTTGGCGATTTTCGCCAAAATGAGACAATTGAACTAACAGCAAACAATAATGGATTTCAAAAACTTATTTCGAAAAATATTTAACGATTCTCAGGAATCATTAACCCCGCAGACTATAATTGACACGTTCAACAGTCAATTCGATTCACCATTAAATACCGAATGGCATAAAACAGATCAAATTTACGAAGCCATTTTCTACAAAAATGAATTGGAACATATTGCCGTTTATCATGAAAGCGGAAAGTATGTATGTCTAAAAATAAATCTTCAGTTGGAGTCTATCCCTGATAATATTTACCAAGCAATAAAACCATATGGCGAAGTTATGAATGCAATTAAAATTAATTACTCAGACTCGCAAAATTTTGAAATTATTGTTCGCAACCAAAACCTTATCCGATACTCATTACTACTAAATGCTCAGGGAGAAATCCTGGATAAAAAAGATGTTTAGAACCAGCATATTGGTTTAATATTTATTGCCCTCGGCAAGAATATTTTTCAATATAATTTGTAATTTATTTTCTTCCTACTCAATAAGCTTTCTACTATTTGCGTTGATAAAAAGAATATTCCCAAGTTGATCGTAGCCCTTAAAAAGTTCAGCCTTCTCGTGCTTAAGCGATTCACCTCTAAAACCGATTATTGTTATGCCTGCATCGGCCGAACGCTGATTAATAACTTCTTTTGACGATACATTTTCCTGTTCATGGATAATTTCAATATTAGAGGTTGTAATAGGCAGTCGGCCCGAAACAACCAAATCATCCAATTGCTTTCTGGTTTCATCGGCCTGATCTTTTTTACAGATATTAAATATCTTAATGTCCGCCTTTTTCCAATCGGAATGACCCGCAATAATAAAACTAAGCAGAATCATCAGATTCGCATTGTCGGTATCCGAAGATTTAATCCAAACATGGATATTGCTTGTGAAATCTAATTTTCGAGGCGAACTTCCCAAAATACAGAAATCAAAATTACCTGCGCGTGCCAATGAATAATTATCAATGATTAAATCCAAGCGATCAGGGTTTCCCTTGTCATACTCGAATATCACCATATTATTTTCCATTCCGGCAACACCCGGAAGCTGAATTGCTTGTGCAATAGCGGAAGTATAAGATGGAGATATGATTGTATCAACATAAACGTGATTCTCTATTTTATCAAAACTTTTAATTAATCGTTCCAATTCTACCTTTGACTGCAGGTAGGTAGCCTTTGAGTAGTAGCCCTCGATTCGATGCAAATACGTTCCAAATCCATATTTGTAGGAGATCCAGTTCAAAAGCTTAAAAGCAGTATCTCTCTCAAAAGATTCTTTTGAGATACAAATAGCACTTGGTCTCCATTCCCGGGCTTTTCCTTTTCCTGTTTTCTGCAAAAATACCTGCATGTTTCTGTTTAGCTGATAAAGAGCATTTAGAAAGATTGACTCAATTCCATTCCTGTTTCTATGATATCGGTTAATGAACAAATAAATTAGTGACATTACCGCTACGGCGGCAAAAGCATATAAAAAGCTAATCTTGAACATCACCCAAACCGATGTTACAAATCCTATCAGAGAGAATACCCACTTTGATTTAAAAGAAGGGCGATAACTTGGCGATGATCCAAAATGATTTAAAAAAGATATCAAACACAATGATCCATAGGTTACCATAAAAAACATAGAAATAATTTGAGCAACTGCATTCACATCACCCAAAACAACAAATACCATTGCAATTACGCATGTAATTAATGATGCATTTATAGGTTCATTATCTGATTTCCGACCTTTTGCCAACCATCTGTTTACCTTTTTAGAGGGGAAAGAACGATCGGCCGATAGTGCTTGAAGCGTTCGTGGAGCAACCATTACTGAGCCCAGTGCTGATGAAATTGTTGAAGCCGCAAGACCTAAAGGAATCACCAGGCTTCCTCCAATGGCAATTTTTGCCATTATTAGCTGATTTTCCATCAAATCGGCACTACTTACCGAAAAGGCCAGCTTGTAAACTACAAAAAAGTAAACAATCATTCCCAGCAAGGTTGCCGAAGTAGTGCCAACAGGAATTGATTTAGACGGATTTTTCAGATCTCCCGACAATCCAACACCTGCCGTCATTCCAGTAAAAGCAGGAAATATAATCGCAAAAACAATAAAAAACTGATCCGCATTTCTAAATTCCGCATTCATTAAACTAAAGTCTGAAACCAATGCATGATCTGTTGAACCAAAGAAAAATAGTACGAGCGAAATCATTAAAACAGCAACTACAAAGTACAAAGCCTTTACTCCCAGGTTGGCTCCTTTTTTTAGAATCAATATTGATAAAAACAGCATTGCCGGAACACTAACTATCTGTCGTGGAAGCAGATATCCGTAGGTGCTAAAAGCCAGATTAAATAATGGTTCGAAAGCCTCAGTGAAAGCAATTACATAAAAAGCAACACTTATTGCCTGAGAAAAGAACAAGGCAATGCCAATGGTCGCACCAATATTTAAACCAAACGAACGTGAAATAATAAAATACTCTCCACCACCTTCAACACGTTTATTTGTAGCCAACTCTGAAATAGCCATAGCCGTTGGTATCGTAACCAAATGCCCTAAAAGAATAATTAAAATTACTCCCCAAAACCCCAAACTTCCGACCGCAAAGCCAAAGCGGAGAAATAAAATTGCGCCTAAAATGGTAGAGATTGCTGTAAAAAAGACTGGTGCTGTCCCAAATTTTTTAGTAGAAGTAGTTGCGGGCATAGATTTGGTTGTAAAAGTTTGTGTACTAAAAATAGCAAAAAACTACCGTTATAAATGTGTATGGTAAGCTGATAAAAGAAATAAAGTTAAGATCTTAGCAGGTATCGCCCCTATCCCATTGAAATAAACTCAGATTCTATGTATCTTCTGATATTTATAATGATACATTATAAACATTAACAGCCATACGATTCATTTTCATGAAAGAAAAAATTGTTTTAATCACTGGAGCTTCTTCGGGAATAGGTAAAGCTTCAGCCTTACTTTTTATTGATAAGGGATACTCGGTTTATGCAACAGCTCCTTCAACTATTGCAATGACCGATTTGGAAGAAAAAGGGGCAAAAATCCTTCAACTTGACGTCACTAATTCTGAAAATTGCAGGCAAGTTGTAAATCGCATCTATAAAGAATCCAAACACATTGACATTTTAGTGAATAATGCAGGATTTGGCCTTTATGGTGCAATTGAAGATGTTCCGTTGGCAGACGCCCGCGAACAATTTGAGGTTAATCTTTTTGGTCTGGCACAGTTAACTCAGATGATTCTGCCAAAAATGAGAGCAAATCGTGAAGGTAGAATCATTAATATTAGTTCCATTCTTGGCAGAATGACATTACCAATGGGCGGATGGTATCATGCCTCAAAATATGCATTGGAAGGAATTTCTGATTGCCTGCGGCAAGAAGTAAAATCATTTGGAATAAAAGTAATCTTAATTAATCCTGGTGCTATTGAATCAGATTGGGCAAATATTGCCTTATCTAAAGCCAGCAAAAACTCAAAGAATACCAATTATCGGGCTATGACTATACAACTGGAAAATCTTCTTCTAAAATCAAAGAAAATTCAAGTGAAAGCAGAAAAAGTTGCAGAGGTAATCGTGAAAGCCAGCCTTTCAAAAAATCCAAAAATCAGGTATATTGTACCAACACATGCAAAACTAATTTGTTTCCTCAGACAATTAATCAGTGAAAAAAGTTTTGATTATTTTAAGGAAAAACTATTTAATTTTCATTCTTAATGATGAAATATAAATGATCCCCATTCAAAATTTCTTCACCTCAATTTTAGAGTATTTTAACAAAATCTTCATTGATATTTGATAAAAAAAACTCTTTAATTCCGTAAGTTTATCATCCTTACGTATTAAAAATGAACAGAAACCAACCTGACAGTCAAAAAAAACTACTTAACGGAGTTCGTCCAGGTAGAATTGTATACCCAATTCTGATTGGCCTTGCCGTTGTTGTGTACATGCTGATGAATGAGGTTGATGGCAAAACTCTGTCCTTAATTGAATTTTCTTGGCATTCACTTTTTTGGCTTTGTTTTGCGTTAATCATGATGATTATTCGCGATTTAGGTTATATGGCTCGTTTGCGGATACTTACAGATAATACATTTTCATGGAGCAAGGCATTTCGTATTATTATGCTGTGGGAATTTACTTCGGCAATAACTCCTTCTGCAATAGGAGGAACATCTGTTGCAATTCTGTATCTTAACAAGGAAGGCTTAAAAGTTGGAAAAAGTTCAGCAGTAGTTATGTCTACTTCTTTTCTCGACGAGCTGTATTTTATTCTCATGTTCCCAATCCTGATCTTGTTTTTGGATATCAACCAATTATTCATGATAGATATTCAGGAACATTCTATCTGGCTGGATTCTCTTTTATATTTTGCTTTGGTTGGCTACCTGGTAAAAACAAGTTATTTTATCGTTTTAACTTATGGTTTATTCTGGAATCCAAGAGGATTAAAATGGCTGTTGCTTTGGATATTCAAACTTCCAGTTCTTAGAAAGTGGAAACAAGGAGCAAATAAAGCAGGCACCGACATAATTGAAAGTTCTAAAGAACTGAGAAGAAAACCCTTCTGGTTTTGGTTTAAAGCATTCCTGGCAACCTTTTGTTCCTGGACTGCCAGATATTGGGTGGTCAATGTAATTCTTCTTGCATTCATGCTCCAAGGGTATAACATTACAGAACATATCATGATATTCGCAAGGCAATTAGTCATGTGGATCATGATGCTTGTCAGTCCAACTCCTGGCGGAAGTGGATTTTCGGAATGGGTATTCACAAAATATTTAGGCGAATTTCTTCCATCAGTTGGAGTGGCTGCAACCATGGCCTTAATTTGGCGGCTAATTTCATACTACCCCTATCTCCTAATTGGAGTCTTTATTCTTCCAAAATGGATCAAAAAGCATTTTAAAAAATAGATTCCACAAGTATTTCAGCATGTTTCTGCATTGGAGATAAGTTTGGCAAATATTAAATTTGGATCGATAGCAATAAACCGAAAACCATTCTACATCCTTTATTATTTAAAGGCAAAAAATAGTAAACACCCAACAATTCAAAGGAATTTAGACAATGTCAACTGATTAATGATACACATATAGCATCATGATTATCAATAGATAGAACATGATCCCGAACAACTTTTTATGATCATTCACCAATTAAAAGAATCATTTCATCAAATCCTTGCAGCTATTAACAATAAGTAAACTTATCATTTGAAACAAACAATGTAACTTGCAACTGCAAAATACATTTGCAATTCAGTAAAAACAAAAA is a genomic window containing:
- a CDS encoding L,D-transpeptidase — translated: MINDESNFKGELNTYFGKKRMLIKFIFWLLMPIFLWFIILFVLIGVPYLENRSFIFEKALSAIQESENNSKFKKELQSGIAQVQKKMDRLTPGGAYLIVNTSDNTFSLYRNKALVREGLCSTGSHIKLEADDNKNWIFQTPKGVFSIQGKITSPVWRKPDWAFVEEGLPIPGPNSSSRFEYGVLGDYALSLGKGYLIHGTLYKRFLGQPVTHGCIRMNDDDLKTVYQFLPIGAKVFIY
- a CDS encoding L,D-transpeptidase family protein, which translates into the protein MGKRKNKPFVRFVIAMAGLLFVLGTALIWLKPESPQNELKLAREALYSAQKAGAEEYAKPFYKEAKQFYDSAMNSWSAQNERLFLRRDYEQVLSFINLTIEKATKAEQNSLQRIKNTNVIVRCGIDDLEKKVKLYNRIYKKMPLSMGIRKSHNLGVMKLSEAKIANDSGRYNEAFVSYKEAADLLNSSNNKAEQILKAWFSYYPNWEKMGADAIRLSRGGHKIIVVDKIAHQCFVYQNGKSIKAFNADLGVNWMGDKRHKGDKATPEGIYRVMQKKEGSCTKFHRALLINYPNDEDKQRFDSEKKKGTLSFRIHIGNLIEIHGLGGKGIDWTDGCIALNNEDMDVLFRLIDNGISVIIVGSLKPLNEIYEIN
- a CDS encoding RNA polymerase sigma factor; this encodes MQRENHNNTSDEELIHMIIHENKTSLFELLYLRYFNKVMDKCYSFIKDKQQAEDFANDILSKAYEKLSGFRGNSSFSSWLYSITYNYSIDYLRLKKKLHYPNWNKRNEIPDIIDESETDPEDFNYENLLAILEMIHPEEKALLLMKYQDNLSGKLIGQTLRITEDAVKMRLKRARTRVIYLYKKSYPKD
- a CDS encoding amino acid permease, whose product is MPATTSTKKFGTAPVFFTAISTILGAILFLRFGFAVGSLGFWGVILIILLGHLVTIPTAMAISELATNKRVEGGGEYFIISRSFGLNIGATIGIALFFSQAISVAFYVIAFTEAFEPLFNLAFSTYGYLLPRQIVSVPAMLFLSILILKKGANLGVKALYFVVAVLMISLVLFFFGSTDHALVSDFSLMNAEFRNADQFFIVFAIIFPAFTGMTAGVGLSGDLKNPSKSIPVGTTSATLLGMIVYFFVVYKLAFSVSSADLMENQLIMAKIAIGGSLVIPLGLAASTISSALGSVMVAPRTLQALSADRSFPSKKVNRWLAKGRKSDNEPINASLITCVIAMVFVVLGDVNAVAQIISMFFMVTYGSLCLISFLNHFGSSPSYRPSFKSKWVFSLIGFVTSVWVMFKISFLYAFAAVAVMSLIYLFINRYHRNRNGIESIFLNALYQLNRNMQVFLQKTGKGKAREWRPSAICISKESFERDTAFKLLNWISYKYGFGTYLHRIEGYYSKATYLQSKVELERLIKSFDKIENHVYVDTIISPSYTSAIAQAIQLPGVAGMENNMVIFEYDKGNPDRLDLIIDNYSLARAGNFDFCILGSSPRKLDFTSNIHVWIKSSDTDNANLMILLSFIIAGHSDWKKADIKIFNICKKDQADETRKQLDDLVVSGRLPITTSNIEIIHEQENVSSKEVINQRSADAGITIIGFRGESLKHEKAELFKGYDQLGNILFINANSRKLIE
- a CDS encoding oxidoreductase, yielding MKEKIVLITGASSGIGKASALLFIDKGYSVYATAPSTIAMTDLEEKGAKILQLDVTNSENCRQVVNRIYKESKHIDILVNNAGFGLYGAIEDVPLADAREQFEVNLFGLAQLTQMILPKMRANREGRIINISSILGRMTLPMGGWYHASKYALEGISDCLRQEVKSFGIKVILINPGAIESDWANIALSKASKNSKNTNYRAMTIQLENLLLKSKKIQVKAEKVAEVIVKASLSKNPKIRYIVPTHAKLICFLRQLISEKSFDYFKEKLFNFHS
- a CDS encoding lysylphosphatidylglycerol synthase transmembrane domain-containing protein, which gives rise to MNRNQPDSQKKLLNGVRPGRIVYPILIGLAVVVYMLMNEVDGKTLSLIEFSWHSLFWLCFALIMMIIRDLGYMARLRILTDNTFSWSKAFRIIMLWEFTSAITPSAIGGTSVAILYLNKEGLKVGKSSAVVMSTSFLDELYFILMFPILILFLDINQLFMIDIQEHSIWLDSLLYFALVGYLVKTSYFIVLTYGLFWNPRGLKWLLLWIFKLPVLRKWKQGANKAGTDIIESSKELRRKPFWFWFKAFLATFCSWTARYWVVNVILLAFMLQGYNITEHIMIFARQLVMWIMMLVSPTPGGSGFSEWVFTKYLGEFLPSVGVAATMALIWRLISYYPYLLIGVFILPKWIKKHFKK